Proteins encoded by one window of Chondromyces crocatus:
- a CDS encoding alpha-2-macroglobulin family protein, with the protein MRRSRFLLSALALSAALGSAPSGAAPSGPEAVARGLDLFLHAPDRGAPGSRLPVQVVALGYPTALAQRPLEAVTVEAVWDPEHLGEVSAVPPPVQATTDAGGRAHLEVPIPEGVPQELKLLVGVRVGDRQRTQVLQVRRTATHDVALRVPDQRVVPGGALSAWVTVEGAATGLPVANAPVEVSLLEGGVARQSAVVKTDAAGVAMARVQIPWTEEPAWSWTLRARSLVAGESAGSASMSLTPREETPGEPRLTATWDTPEVGAGEQAAYVLRVRDGAELPVVGLPVRVWVGQKGTKPPTEEKAWEKASTLVHTDVAGEIKGTAMAPTTVVQGVGSELRVVARAVFEGRPLSREATVAVESRTSEVTLHPEGGVIVPGVTQRMLVRVLDGRYEPVSGAFHVEADGLRASVTTDAFGEAEVTWQAPVDLGGFRAVGPCAGGVAAAVTVRPAEAIAALRGRSAPFVLCASVNRGAGALMVPEKAVVRAGEAAAVQLRMPGPGAGLGGRGGAGGGRGKDEGAWWSTLLSSEDQSRAGGAWFEGRAGSLTVPQGAAGVWSLWALSPRSGAEALRAGGALLVTPRVLPRLEAKLVGGRAVPGGMVEVELALSGDPGGGLPGTIAAVVVDLYGGGSVHGIAGLDTRTRLCGKVSVERERCDAFLSGDTALDPLRRAALGAEVRSPREANHDPAGTATTTMREAFGQVLRSLEGAVYEASASPERMRDVARKGPGGFQFNPELMTLVTAAMDAPPNTPGGEPVGLADLVAVDGQVTFDNVARRVTRLKLFKVLSALRELRRDRQLDMDEPALKDPGALLRRAVRDEKISEDLLLDPWGGTIQFVKTGAASAPFLTVTRGFALQSPGPDGRIGTGDDVKDPFERVVRSGSPYAEALGEDEIVDARFDMEVGDATVASWERLLTAMTGMTLGMGTITTVGYGSGTGSGQGFGSGHGRLAGAHVRRSASLSTGVFYWSPPVRTGSDGKLRMKIPLGDVETTWRIAFVGAPDQGSTATTTLDVAASLPLSVRVNAGASWVTGDEVDVALSVRNRSAKALRASLAIAAEGVAGLVRESDKAQVVEVPAGGATPVRVRVRASKAGKAALSARVSAAGLEGDTARHSWEVRAPGEATDLTAAQWVEAGSGEAKAETMLQAPLDARVHVLAGAPRLVLERGIAGALSAALESVEPDRLGSPRAMADALEVAARIKRWATARGEAGAKLAGRAGEVERRAVGRLLAFKEGKREVLFWGPERRARAFAPEALVSMLPKDAGCPAEELGKRGLDEALEALEVEPMPEGGAALACWDAFVTETVAAAQEGGDAVALARAVLALAERPHRVALASGLADELRSKVALRVSGGVSLSSAQASDRGARAVVYAALLRSAGLGKSAAPAGALFGWVGVQGDVRGGYGSTLGTRSVVRALLAHEGSEKAAAGVSRVKVMPWERRAGSGGEGTGAVEGPVQEVEVGPAGQVVVPLGASTVDVVLSVVGPGVMARLERPALRRWSSPPDVRESPVQIEVDWPKQARAGGVGTLRVALQSRLGRAHEVDARIPLPPGVSLAAAVKGVRQVQGALLVRAAIAADGKAARLEIPLRFSLGGKMTVPEARAKVALEELPRAVAPARALRAE; encoded by the coding sequence ATGCGTCGATCCCGCTTCCTCCTGAGCGCCCTTGCGCTGTCGGCGGCCCTCGGTTCAGCTCCCTCTGGCGCGGCCCCTTCCGGTCCCGAGGCCGTGGCCCGCGGGCTCGACCTCTTCCTGCATGCGCCAGACCGGGGGGCGCCGGGGTCGCGCTTGCCGGTGCAGGTCGTGGCGCTCGGCTACCCGACGGCGCTCGCGCAGCGGCCGCTGGAAGCGGTGACGGTCGAGGCGGTGTGGGATCCGGAGCATCTCGGCGAGGTGAGCGCGGTGCCGCCGCCGGTGCAGGCGACGACGGACGCGGGAGGGCGGGCGCACCTGGAGGTGCCCATCCCCGAGGGGGTGCCGCAGGAGCTGAAGCTGCTCGTCGGGGTGCGGGTGGGGGATCGGCAGCGCACGCAGGTGCTGCAGGTGAGGCGAACGGCCACGCATGACGTGGCGCTCCGGGTGCCGGATCAGCGGGTGGTACCCGGGGGGGCGCTGTCGGCGTGGGTGACGGTGGAAGGGGCGGCGACGGGGCTGCCGGTGGCGAACGCGCCGGTGGAGGTGAGCCTCCTGGAGGGCGGGGTGGCGCGGCAGTCGGCGGTGGTGAAGACCGACGCGGCGGGGGTGGCGATGGCGCGGGTGCAGATCCCCTGGACCGAGGAGCCGGCGTGGTCGTGGACGCTGCGGGCGCGGTCGCTGGTGGCCGGGGAGTCGGCTGGGTCGGCGTCGATGTCGCTCACGCCACGCGAGGAGACGCCAGGGGAGCCGCGGCTCACGGCGACGTGGGACACGCCGGAGGTGGGGGCAGGGGAGCAGGCCGCGTACGTGCTGCGGGTGCGGGACGGGGCGGAGCTGCCCGTGGTGGGGCTGCCGGTGCGGGTCTGGGTGGGGCAGAAGGGGACGAAGCCGCCGACGGAAGAGAAGGCGTGGGAGAAGGCGTCGACGCTGGTGCACACCGACGTGGCCGGGGAGATCAAGGGGACGGCGATGGCGCCGACGACGGTGGTGCAAGGGGTGGGGTCCGAGCTGCGGGTGGTGGCGCGGGCGGTGTTCGAGGGGCGGCCGCTGTCGCGCGAGGCGACGGTGGCGGTGGAGAGCCGGACGTCGGAGGTGACGCTGCATCCGGAGGGCGGGGTGATCGTGCCCGGGGTGACGCAGCGGATGCTCGTGCGGGTGCTCGATGGGCGCTACGAGCCGGTGTCGGGTGCGTTCCACGTGGAGGCGGACGGGCTGCGGGCGTCGGTGACGACGGATGCGTTCGGAGAGGCGGAGGTGACGTGGCAGGCGCCGGTGGATCTGGGGGGCTTCCGCGCCGTGGGGCCGTGCGCGGGTGGGGTGGCAGCGGCGGTGACGGTGCGGCCGGCCGAGGCGATCGCGGCGCTGCGGGGGAGGAGCGCGCCGTTCGTGCTGTGCGCGTCGGTGAACCGGGGCGCCGGGGCGCTGATGGTGCCGGAGAAGGCGGTGGTGCGGGCAGGAGAGGCGGCCGCGGTGCAGCTCCGGATGCCAGGGCCAGGGGCGGGACTCGGTGGACGGGGCGGGGCCGGCGGTGGGCGCGGGAAGGACGAGGGGGCGTGGTGGAGCACGCTGCTCTCGTCGGAGGATCAGTCGCGGGCCGGAGGCGCGTGGTTCGAGGGGCGGGCGGGGTCGCTGACGGTGCCGCAAGGGGCGGCTGGGGTGTGGTCGCTGTGGGCGCTGTCGCCTCGGTCGGGGGCGGAGGCGCTGCGCGCTGGCGGGGCGCTGCTGGTGACACCGCGGGTGCTGCCGCGGCTGGAAGCGAAGCTCGTGGGCGGGCGCGCGGTGCCAGGGGGGATGGTGGAGGTGGAGCTCGCGCTGTCCGGCGATCCGGGTGGGGGGCTCCCCGGGACGATCGCGGCGGTGGTCGTGGATCTGTACGGGGGCGGTTCGGTGCACGGGATCGCGGGGCTCGACACGCGGACGCGGCTCTGCGGGAAGGTGTCGGTGGAGCGGGAGCGGTGTGATGCGTTCCTGAGCGGGGATACGGCGCTGGATCCGCTGCGTCGGGCGGCGCTCGGGGCCGAGGTGCGCTCGCCGCGAGAGGCGAACCATGATCCGGCCGGGACCGCGACGACGACGATGCGCGAGGCGTTCGGGCAGGTGCTGCGGTCGCTGGAGGGGGCCGTGTACGAGGCGTCGGCATCGCCGGAGCGGATGCGGGATGTGGCGCGCAAAGGGCCGGGGGGCTTCCAGTTCAACCCGGAGCTGATGACGCTGGTGACGGCGGCGATGGACGCGCCGCCGAACACGCCCGGGGGAGAGCCGGTGGGGCTCGCGGACCTGGTGGCGGTGGACGGGCAGGTGACGTTCGACAACGTGGCGCGGCGGGTGACGCGGCTGAAGCTGTTCAAGGTGCTGTCGGCGTTGCGGGAGCTGCGGCGGGATCGGCAGCTCGACATGGACGAGCCGGCGCTGAAGGATCCCGGAGCGCTGCTGCGGCGCGCGGTGCGGGACGAGAAGATCTCGGAGGATCTGCTGCTGGATCCGTGGGGCGGGACGATCCAGTTCGTGAAGACGGGGGCGGCGTCGGCGCCCTTCTTGACGGTGACGCGGGGCTTCGCGCTGCAATCGCCTGGGCCGGATGGGCGGATCGGGACGGGCGACGATGTGAAGGATCCGTTCGAGCGGGTGGTGCGGTCGGGGTCGCCCTACGCGGAGGCGCTGGGCGAGGACGAGATCGTGGACGCGCGGTTCGACATGGAGGTGGGGGACGCGACGGTGGCGTCATGGGAGCGGCTCTTGACGGCGATGACGGGGATGACGCTGGGGATGGGGACGATCACCACCGTGGGGTACGGGAGCGGGACGGGCTCGGGGCAGGGGTTCGGGTCCGGGCACGGGCGGCTCGCGGGGGCGCACGTGCGGCGGTCGGCGTCGCTGTCGACGGGGGTGTTTTACTGGTCGCCGCCGGTGCGCACGGGGTCGGACGGGAAGTTGCGGATGAAGATCCCGCTGGGCGACGTGGAGACGACGTGGCGGATCGCGTTCGTGGGGGCGCCGGATCAGGGGTCGACGGCGACGACGACGCTGGACGTGGCGGCGTCGTTGCCGCTGTCGGTGCGGGTGAACGCGGGGGCGTCGTGGGTGACGGGCGACGAGGTGGACGTGGCGCTGTCGGTGCGCAACCGGTCGGCGAAGGCGCTCCGGGCGTCGCTGGCGATCGCGGCGGAAGGGGTGGCGGGGCTGGTGCGCGAGAGCGACAAGGCGCAGGTGGTGGAGGTGCCGGCTGGAGGCGCGACGCCGGTGCGGGTGCGGGTGCGGGCGTCGAAGGCCGGGAAGGCAGCGCTGTCGGCGCGGGTGAGCGCGGCCGGGCTGGAGGGGGACACGGCGCGTCACTCGTGGGAGGTGCGCGCGCCGGGGGAGGCGACGGATCTGACGGCGGCGCAGTGGGTGGAGGCGGGTTCAGGGGAGGCCAAGGCCGAGACGATGCTGCAAGCGCCGCTGGATGCGCGGGTGCACGTACTGGCAGGGGCGCCGCGGCTGGTGCTGGAGCGAGGGATTGCGGGGGCGCTTTCGGCAGCGCTGGAGTCGGTGGAACCCGATCGGCTGGGATCGCCGCGGGCGATGGCGGATGCGCTGGAGGTGGCAGCGCGGATCAAGCGGTGGGCGACGGCGCGGGGAGAGGCCGGGGCGAAGCTGGCAGGGCGCGCTGGCGAGGTGGAGCGGCGCGCGGTGGGGCGGCTGCTGGCCTTCAAGGAGGGGAAGCGGGAGGTGCTGTTCTGGGGGCCGGAGCGGCGGGCGCGGGCGTTCGCACCCGAGGCGCTGGTGTCGATGCTGCCGAAGGACGCCGGCTGCCCCGCAGAGGAGCTGGGGAAGCGCGGGCTGGACGAGGCGCTGGAGGCGCTCGAGGTGGAGCCGATGCCCGAGGGCGGGGCGGCGCTGGCCTGCTGGGATGCGTTCGTGACCGAGACGGTGGCGGCCGCGCAGGAGGGCGGGGACGCCGTGGCGCTCGCGCGGGCGGTGCTGGCCCTGGCGGAGCGGCCGCACCGGGTGGCGCTGGCGTCTGGGCTCGCCGATGAGCTGCGGTCGAAGGTGGCGCTGCGCGTGAGCGGGGGGGTGTCGCTGTCGTCGGCGCAGGCGAGCGATCGGGGGGCGCGGGCCGTGGTGTACGCGGCGCTGCTGCGGAGCGCTGGGCTCGGAAAGAGCGCGGCGCCGGCAGGGGCGTTGTTCGGGTGGGTGGGCGTGCAAGGGGACGTTCGCGGGGGGTACGGGTCGACGCTGGGGACGCGGTCGGTGGTGCGGGCGCTGCTGGCACACGAGGGGTCGGAGAAGGCGGCCGCAGGGGTGTCGCGGGTGAAGGTGATGCCCTGGGAGCGGCGCGCGGGGTCCGGGGGGGAGGGCACGGGCGCTGTGGAAGGGCCGGTGCAGGAGGTGGAGGTCGGGCCGGCGGGGCAGGTGGTGGTGCCGCTCGGGGCATCGACGGTCGATGTGGTGCTGTCGGTGGTGGGGCCCGGGGTGATGGCGCGGCTGGAGCGGCCGGCGCTGCGGCGGTGGTCGAGCCCTCCGGACGTGCGCGAGAGCCCGGTGCAGATCGAGGTGGACTGGCCGAAGCAGGCGCGCGCGGGGGGCGTGGGGACGCTGCGGGTGGCGCTGCAGAGCCGGCTGGGGCGGGCCCACGAGGTGGATGCGCGGATCCCGCTGCCGCCGGGGGTGTCGCTGGCAGCGGCCGTGAAGGGGGTGCGGCAGGTGCAAGGCGCGCTGCTGGTGCGGGCAGCGATCGCGGCGGACGGGAAGGCGGCGCGGCTGGAGATCCCGCTGCGGTTCAGCCTGGGAGGGAAGATGACGGTGCCCGAGGCGCGGGCGAAGGTGGCGCTGGAGGAGCTGCCGCGGGCGGTGGCGCCAGCGAGGGCGCTGCGGGCGGAGTGA
- a CDS encoding hydrolase, with the protein MATAKNDKIGLDALLTPDNCALVLIDHQPFQVSGVQNVDPNTMINNVVMLAKGAKAFGVPTLLTTVIEERGGYLIKPLQDVFPEQKPIDRTTINTWEDPRCVEWVKKTGRKKIIMAALWTEICLAFPVIHALGDGYEVYFVTDASGGVSKEAHEMAIHRMIQAGAVPLTSTVVLSELQRDWARLETAEKLAEIILAHGGHVGTNLAWEYQLLGLVPRGK; encoded by the coding sequence ATGGCTACTGCGAAGAACGACAAGATCGGGCTCGATGCATTGTTGACGCCGGACAACTGCGCGCTGGTGCTGATTGATCACCAGCCCTTCCAGGTCAGCGGTGTGCAGAACGTCGATCCCAACACGATGATCAACAACGTGGTCATGCTGGCGAAGGGCGCGAAGGCGTTCGGCGTGCCGACGTTGCTGACGACGGTGATCGAGGAACGTGGTGGCTACCTGATCAAGCCATTGCAGGATGTATTCCCCGAGCAGAAGCCGATCGATCGGACGACCATCAATACGTGGGAAGATCCGCGCTGCGTCGAGTGGGTCAAGAAGACCGGGCGCAAGAAGATCATCATGGCGGCGCTATGGACCGAGATCTGCCTGGCATTCCCGGTGATCCACGCGCTGGGGGACGGCTACGAGGTGTACTTCGTCACGGATGCGTCCGGCGGTGTCAGCAAGGAGGCCCACGAGATGGCCATCCACCGGATGATCCAGGCGGGCGCGGTGCCGCTCACGTCGACGGTGGTGCTCTCGGAGCTGCAGCGGGACTGGGCGCGGCTGGAGACGGCGGAGAAGCTCGCCGAGATCATCCTTGCCCACGGCGGCCATGTCGGCACGAACCTCGCCTGGGAGTACCAGCTCCTCGGGCTCGTGCCGCGAGGGAAGTGA
- a CDS encoding helix-turn-helix domain-containing protein: MNTFPGEPIIGAPHGVTAVEHRSRTWNGVTVHALTIHVAPGEAWSLLTGEQTSLSIVLDEIGGRVEPRLKREQPLVSRRAAPGHINFSPGGMPLWGYTDGLRHVKEVRLDFDFTALPAVLGEDLDRLKIQTPRIHFHDDRIVHLGALLTAACEAPDEHSALYGDSLTLALLIDLLRLGTPQPEERSRGGLAPWQLRRVTDYLRAHLSDNVRLEELATMTGLSQSQFSRAFKASTGSPPHRWQMNERILQAQQHLVQGSSSLAEIALATGFTEQSHFTRVFSRMVGASPGAYRRARRG; encoded by the coding sequence GTGAACACATTCCCAGGTGAACCCATCATCGGCGCTCCCCACGGGGTCACCGCCGTCGAACACCGCAGCCGGACCTGGAATGGCGTCACGGTCCACGCGCTGACGATCCATGTCGCGCCCGGCGAGGCGTGGAGCCTCCTGACCGGGGAGCAGACCAGCCTCTCCATCGTCCTCGATGAGATTGGCGGCCGCGTCGAGCCACGGCTGAAGCGCGAGCAGCCCCTCGTGTCGCGCCGAGCAGCGCCTGGGCACATCAACTTCTCTCCCGGCGGGATGCCCCTCTGGGGCTACACCGACGGGCTGCGCCATGTGAAGGAGGTCCGCCTCGACTTCGACTTCACCGCCCTCCCCGCCGTGCTCGGCGAGGATCTGGATCGCTTGAAGATCCAGACGCCGCGCATCCACTTCCACGACGACCGCATCGTCCACCTGGGCGCCCTCCTCACCGCCGCGTGCGAGGCTCCGGACGAGCACAGCGCGCTCTACGGCGACAGCCTCACGCTCGCCCTGCTCATCGATCTGCTTCGCCTGGGCACCCCGCAACCCGAGGAGCGCTCGCGCGGCGGCCTGGCGCCATGGCAGCTCCGGCGGGTCACCGACTACCTGCGTGCCCACCTCTCGGACAATGTGCGCCTCGAAGAGCTCGCTACGATGACCGGCCTGTCCCAGTCCCAGTTCAGCCGCGCCTTCAAGGCCTCGACCGGCTCACCACCTCATCGCTGGCAAATGAACGAGCGGATCCTGCAGGCCCAGCAGCACCTCGTCCAGGGCTCCTCGAGCCTCGCCGAGATCGCGCTCGCCACGGGCTTCACCGAGCAGAGCCATTTCACGCGCGTCTTCAGCCGCATGGTCGGCGCCTCGCCGGGCGCCTATCGGCGCGCACGACGCGGCTGA
- a CDS encoding serine/threonine-protein kinase, whose amino-acid sequence MVQVVGGQGRGPLPSYLDEIEELPPLGVGSEIPSQVVPGVVYRVEQVAGEGAMSVAYYALRAAPEGEIPVVLKVLRPWFVRRGGGTAELIVSKEAVALGRLNAHVPPTPFVVRLLDAGSAVMTMASGEGVALPWLVLEYVHGGAEGTTLTQRVEHSLRTTGAAFDPGRAAHAVQCLTAGLSAVHAVGVIHRDLKPDNVLCCGFGEDEIFKIADFGVARPAGFSGTFGGTMLGTLGYAAPELTAYEQQALGPASDIFSLAALIYYLLTGEEYFDVLNPGQALAAMCSKERRSVRDALGLSPALRASDAACRSIDFALAAATSHVIGKRPQRADALSAMVVPWLRDARPEALGSGTGAALRLDRLRAREEMAQVAPWTWTMVRGFGASGRGGAGEETRVVRSAAWDGDGRCMAATTAGLSFWDGSAWADVDTSGLPDPAGVRLTRRVGAGRWLVVADDAIFATYTPEGLGELRHLGGMRTRFELMSGDFEDLAVLVGQAPGEEPMLCALSGKRWLKPLPLKGVAVVMAMARVDDTHWLVAGRGVDGRGVVVLYAPLDWEVRPLAAPGVRAFLACAGRHELGLGLSTGAEGAALWFRDGATVTELVEVGRDISAVALDAMGRGWAASAGRIWVHRDQGEGGGSQPGRWGCIWRDEAWTAPIVSLFTDLGTVIAMTADGGIIEGRAQR is encoded by the coding sequence ATGGTGCAGGTCGTGGGTGGACAGGGGAGGGGACCCCTTCCGTCGTATCTCGATGAAATCGAGGAGCTGCCGCCGCTCGGTGTGGGCTCGGAGATCCCTTCCCAGGTGGTGCCCGGGGTGGTCTACCGGGTGGAGCAGGTGGCAGGAGAGGGGGCGATGTCGGTCGCCTACTACGCTCTGCGGGCGGCGCCGGAGGGAGAGATCCCGGTCGTGCTCAAGGTGCTGCGGCCCTGGTTCGTGCGACGGGGGGGAGGGACAGCGGAGCTGATCGTTTCCAAGGAGGCGGTGGCGCTCGGGAGACTGAACGCCCACGTGCCGCCGACGCCATTCGTGGTGCGCTTGCTGGATGCGGGGAGCGCCGTGATGACGATGGCTTCGGGGGAGGGGGTCGCATTGCCCTGGTTGGTGCTGGAGTACGTCCACGGGGGGGCAGAAGGGACGACGCTGACGCAGCGGGTGGAGCACAGCCTGCGGACGACGGGGGCGGCGTTCGATCCCGGGCGAGCGGCGCACGCGGTGCAATGTCTGACGGCGGGGCTGTCGGCGGTGCACGCGGTGGGGGTCATTCACCGGGATCTGAAGCCGGACAACGTGCTGTGCTGCGGGTTCGGGGAGGACGAGATCTTCAAGATCGCCGATTTCGGGGTGGCGCGGCCAGCTGGGTTCAGCGGGACGTTCGGGGGAACGATGCTGGGGACGCTGGGGTACGCGGCGCCCGAGCTGACGGCGTACGAGCAGCAGGCGCTGGGGCCGGCGTCGGACATCTTCAGTCTGGCGGCGCTCATCTATTACCTGCTGACCGGGGAGGAGTACTTCGATGTGCTGAACCCGGGGCAGGCGCTGGCGGCGATGTGCAGCAAGGAGCGGCGTAGCGTGCGGGATGCGCTGGGGCTCTCGCCTGCGCTGCGGGCGTCGGATGCGGCATGCCGGTCCATCGATTTCGCGCTGGCGGCAGCGACGAGCCACGTGATCGGGAAGCGGCCGCAGCGGGCGGACGCGCTCTCTGCGATGGTGGTGCCGTGGCTGCGGGACGCGCGTCCGGAAGCGCTGGGCTCGGGGACCGGGGCGGCGCTGCGGCTGGATCGGCTGCGCGCGCGGGAGGAGATGGCGCAGGTGGCGCCATGGACGTGGACGATGGTGCGGGGGTTCGGGGCGTCAGGGCGAGGGGGCGCGGGGGAGGAGACGCGGGTGGTGCGCAGCGCGGCATGGGACGGCGATGGGCGCTGCATGGCGGCGACGACGGCAGGGCTGTCGTTCTGGGATGGGTCGGCCTGGGCCGATGTGGACACGAGCGGGTTGCCCGATCCTGCTGGGGTGCGGTTGACGCGGCGGGTGGGAGCCGGGCGGTGGTTGGTGGTGGCGGACGACGCGATCTTCGCGACGTACACGCCAGAGGGGCTGGGAGAGCTGCGGCACCTCGGGGGGATGCGGACGCGGTTCGAGCTGATGAGCGGTGACTTCGAGGATCTGGCGGTGCTGGTGGGGCAGGCGCCAGGAGAAGAGCCGATGCTGTGCGCGCTGAGCGGGAAGCGCTGGCTCAAGCCGTTGCCGCTGAAGGGGGTGGCGGTGGTGATGGCCATGGCGCGGGTGGACGACACGCACTGGCTGGTGGCAGGTCGCGGGGTGGACGGACGGGGGGTCGTGGTGCTGTACGCGCCGCTGGACTGGGAGGTGCGTCCGCTGGCAGCGCCCGGGGTGAGGGCGTTTCTCGCGTGCGCAGGGAGGCACGAGCTGGGGCTGGGCCTCTCGACGGGCGCGGAGGGCGCGGCGCTGTGGTTCCGGGACGGGGCGACGGTGACGGAGCTGGTGGAGGTGGGGCGGGACATCTCGGCGGTGGCGCTCGACGCGATGGGGCGCGGGTGGGCAGCGAGCGCAGGGCGGATCTGGGTGCATCGCGACCAGGGGGAGGGGGGCGGGAGTCAGCCTGGGCGCTGGGGCTGCATCTGGCGGGACGAGGCGTGGACCGCGCCGATCGTCTCGCTGTTCACTGACCTGGGGACGGTGATCGCGATGACGGCGGACGGAGGGATCATCGAGGGGCGGGCGCAGCGTTGA
- a CDS encoding S-(hydroxymethyl)glutathione dehydrogenase/class III alcohol dehydrogenase, with amino-acid sequence MDSRAAVAYKAGEKLTIETVQVEGPRAGEVMVEIKATGVCHTDEFTRSGADPEGLFPCILGHEGAGVVVDVGPGVTSVKKGDHVVPLYTPECRQCKSCLSRKTNLCTAIRATQGQGLMPDKSSRFKLGNESVKHYMGCSTFSNFTVLPEIAVAKIREDAPFDKVCYIGCGVTTGIGAVINTAKVQPGDNVVVFGLGGIGLNVIQGARMAGADKIVGVDLNPKRKALAEKFGLTHFVNPSDMPENELVPYLVNLTDGGADYSFECVGSVKVMRQALECCHRGWGTSVIIGVAGAGQEISTRPFQLVTGRVWKGSAFGGARGRTDVPKIVDWYMEKKIIIDDLITHTMPLDQINHALDLMHAGESIRSVVVF; translated from the coding sequence ATGGATAGCCGCGCAGCCGTTGCCTACAAGGCGGGCGAGAAGTTGACCATCGAGACCGTGCAGGTCGAGGGGCCTCGCGCAGGGGAGGTGATGGTCGAGATCAAGGCCACCGGCGTGTGCCACACCGACGAGTTCACGCGGTCTGGCGCGGATCCCGAGGGGCTGTTCCCCTGCATCCTCGGGCACGAGGGTGCTGGCGTGGTCGTCGACGTGGGGCCCGGCGTGACGAGCGTCAAGAAGGGCGACCACGTGGTGCCGCTCTACACGCCGGAGTGCAGGCAGTGCAAGTCGTGCCTGAGCCGGAAGACGAACCTCTGCACGGCGATCCGCGCGACGCAGGGGCAAGGGCTGATGCCCGACAAGAGCAGCCGGTTCAAGCTCGGGAACGAGTCGGTGAAGCACTACATGGGGTGCTCGACCTTCTCGAACTTCACGGTGCTGCCGGAGATCGCGGTGGCGAAGATCCGGGAGGACGCGCCGTTCGACAAGGTCTGCTACATCGGCTGCGGGGTGACGACGGGCATCGGGGCGGTGATCAACACCGCGAAGGTGCAGCCCGGCGACAACGTGGTGGTGTTCGGGCTCGGCGGGATCGGGCTGAACGTGATCCAGGGTGCGCGGATGGCGGGCGCCGACAAGATCGTGGGCGTGGACCTGAACCCGAAGCGGAAGGCGCTCGCCGAGAAGTTCGGGCTGACGCACTTCGTGAACCCCTCGGACATGCCCGAGAACGAGCTGGTGCCCTACCTGGTGAACCTGACCGATGGAGGCGCGGACTACAGCTTCGAGTGCGTGGGCAGCGTGAAGGTGATGCGCCAGGCGCTGGAATGCTGCCACCGGGGCTGGGGGACGAGCGTGATCATCGGGGTGGCCGGCGCGGGGCAGGAGATCTCGACGCGGCCGTTCCAGCTCGTGACGGGCCGGGTATGGAAGGGGTCGGCGTTCGGTGGGGCGCGGGGCCGCACGGATGTGCCGAAGATCGTCGACTGGTACATGGAGAAGAAGATCATCATCGATGATCTGATCACCCACACGATGCCGCTCGATCAGATCAACCACGCGCTGGATCTGATGCACGCGGGGGAGTCGATCCGGAGCGTGGTGGTCTTCTAG
- a CDS encoding YihY/virulence factor BrkB family protein — protein MRLLGRNVTWASTKKYLAALYHEWDADNVEDVAAALTFSGVLAIFPFLLFLVALTSLLLDPNETAELIAQLYSVAPVAVADILSERLDALGHGGSPGLLTLGGVAALWAASSGIAALSRALNAAYDVTETRPWWKVRLLGIGVTFGAALLALVAALIAIVTPAIVNFFGLGGLNPLFLLLRLPVAALLMMFVLAMLYQVLPNRKHRFHLFTPGSVVAVLLWLIASVGFSTYVTNFGSYEVTYGALGGVIVMLMWMWISCLAILLGAEINALAERKGEKKDGKPAKTSPDGPIDAALSKAEGETGSTSDLSGSPRKATPPASRSASLSYGAFSALLLGFFLGRRRTGSR, from the coding sequence GTGCGCTTGCTGGGAAGGAACGTTACCTGGGCTTCCACCAAGAAATACCTGGCCGCGCTCTACCACGAGTGGGACGCGGACAACGTCGAGGACGTCGCCGCCGCGCTCACGTTCTCGGGGGTCCTTGCCATCTTCCCCTTCCTTCTGTTCCTCGTCGCGCTCACGAGCCTCCTCCTCGACCCCAACGAGACCGCGGAGCTCATCGCCCAGCTCTATTCCGTCGCCCCCGTCGCGGTCGCCGACATCCTCAGCGAACGCCTCGACGCCCTGGGACATGGTGGCAGCCCTGGCCTCCTCACCCTCGGCGGTGTCGCCGCTCTCTGGGCTGCCTCCAGCGGGATCGCCGCCCTCTCGCGTGCCCTCAACGCGGCTTACGACGTCACCGAGACGCGCCCCTGGTGGAAGGTGAGGCTCCTCGGCATCGGCGTCACTTTCGGCGCTGCCCTGCTCGCGCTCGTCGCGGCGCTCATTGCCATCGTCACCCCCGCCATCGTCAACTTCTTCGGCCTGGGTGGCCTCAACCCCTTGTTTCTCCTCCTCCGCCTCCCCGTCGCCGCGCTGCTGATGATGTTCGTGCTGGCGATGCTCTACCAGGTCCTCCCGAACCGGAAACACCGCTTCCACCTGTTCACCCCGGGCTCGGTGGTCGCCGTCCTCCTCTGGCTCATCGCCTCGGTCGGCTTCTCCACCTACGTCACCAACTTCGGTAGCTACGAGGTCACCTACGGCGCGCTCGGCGGCGTCATCGTGATGCTCATGTGGATGTGGATCTCGTGCCTCGCCATCCTCCTCGGCGCCGAGATCAACGCCCTCGCCGAGCGCAAGGGCGAGAAGAAAGACGGCAAACCCGCGAAGACGTCCCCCGACGGCCCCATCGACGCCGCCCTGTCGAAGGCCGAAGGCGAGACCGGTTCCACGTCGGATCTCTCCGGGTCTCCCCGCAAAGCCACTCCGCCGGCGTCACGCTCCGCCTCGCTCTCGTATGGCGCCTTCTCGGCGCTGCTCCTCGGCTTCTTCCTCGGACGCCGCCGCACCGGCTCCCGCTGA